A single window of Metallosphaera hakonensis JCM 8857 = DSM 7519 DNA harbors:
- the cbsA gene encoding cytochrome b558/566 subunit A gives MRRVDNRKILIILGIGLLVASLIMGFVSIPMAQTTPQVVAYKISGSANLNAPGSESFWSKIPWDNISLTANIPQAPTSGITHYVLVKTAWNGTDLMVLMSWPAPDPAFGAWSAAAGALDPSATGPGLFRQILLTPGVTYTLNTSYKSYFAIVNGKQEPGRLILNYSGITLPTPNMTQIQVLSNGSIVLYHSLRPMEDLLYNNGMFYGYYTNNTWYYPDRAAIMWYMGTVIPPTSDCMNIGGKAPGQEFDGFTLKDAGGSLQQQGGAANIWMWVSGATWNNKTYDPAFAANLWQNESLTGLSYTDPGNQGFAVPLYTNNTNMYEVDTAGIWYAPVSSSGLNGSLFFVKTGATYSNGFWTVEYVRPLQVPQAYANWMPNFTVGNTYYVAFAVWQGKLGETLFDKSITSGFLQFTLSNSAPTSTTTTTTTTTTTTTSNTTTTSSSSSVGNVTLDVTVVGAIVAIIALLALYVVFRR, from the coding sequence ATGCGCAGAGTCGATAACAGGAAAATCTTAATCATTCTTGGTATAGGATTATTGGTAGCTTCCTTGATAATGGGGTTTGTAAGTATTCCTATGGCCCAAACGACCCCGCAAGTGGTTGCTTACAAGATCTCGGGTTCAGCGAACTTGAACGCACCAGGTAGTGAAAGCTTCTGGTCCAAGATCCCTTGGGATAACATTTCGTTGACAGCCAATATCCCTCAAGCTCCTACCTCGGGTATAACACACTACGTCCTTGTGAAGACGGCATGGAACGGAACCGACCTAATGGTGTTAATGAGTTGGCCTGCCCCTGATCCGGCCTTTGGTGCATGGTCAGCCGCTGCGGGAGCTCTAGATCCCTCAGCAACAGGTCCAGGACTATTCAGGCAAATATTATTGACACCAGGGGTTACCTACACTCTAAATACATCATATAAGAGCTACTTTGCGATAGTTAACGGGAAGCAGGAGCCAGGCAGATTAATTCTCAACTACTCGGGCATTACACTACCGACCCCCAATATGACCCAGATCCAAGTATTGTCAAACGGCAGTATTGTCCTCTATCATTCGTTGAGACCTATGGAAGATCTACTTTACAACAATGGAATGTTCTATGGTTACTATACTAATAATACATGGTACTATCCAGATAGAGCTGCAATTATGTGGTACATGGGAACAGTGATTCCACCCACTAGCGACTGTATGAATATAGGCGGTAAGGCCCCTGGACAGGAGTTCGACGGCTTTACTCTAAAGGACGCTGGCGGATCATTGCAACAGCAAGGAGGGGCAGCAAATATATGGATGTGGGTGTCTGGGGCAACATGGAACAATAAAACATATGATCCGGCCTTTGCAGCGAACTTGTGGCAAAACGAATCCTTAACCGGTCTCTCTTACACTGATCCGGGAAACCAGGGATTTGCGGTTCCCCTCTATACCAATAACACTAACATGTACGAAGTTGACACGGCAGGAATATGGTATGCCCCAGTGAGCTCCTCAGGATTAAATGGCTCTCTCTTCTTCGTAAAGACTGGAGCAACCTACTCCAACGGGTTCTGGACCGTAGAATACGTTAGACCACTTCAAGTTCCTCAGGCCTACGCAAATTGGATGCCGAACTTCACCGTGGGGAACACATATTACGTGGCCTTCGCAGTTTGGCAGGGTAAACTTGGGGAGACACTGTTTGATAAGTCCATAACCTCCGGCTTCCTTCAATTTACGTTATCCAACTCCGCCCCAACTTCAACCACAACTACAACAACTACAACAACCACGACCACAACCTCAAATACTACCACCACTTCTTCCTCCTCTAGTGTAGGTAACGTTACCCTTGATGTAACCGTAGTTGGTGCCATAGTTGCAATTATAGCACTTCTAGCTCTATACGTGGTGTTTAGGAGATGA
- a CDS encoding plasma-membrane proton-efflux P-type ATPase, giving the protein MSSDSETLESILTRFNTSLDGLTSDEVEQRLQKYGPNEVKEKKRNPLVNFLQKFWAPVPWMLEITAILTFILHKYLDMEIILFLLVFNSIISFIQEYRAENAVELLKSKLRVMAKVRRDGKWIMIHARDIVPGDLIAVRLGDIVPADARIVEGQVLVDQSALTGESQPVEKRYLDEIYSGSVIKRGEAKAIVVGTGERTYFGKTTQLVQEARAKSHIQDIIMNIVRYLVLVDVALVVVLSVFALLTGVNLGDTLPFSLVVLIASVPVALPATFTIAMALGAEELSRKGILVTRLNASEDAASMDVLNLDKTGTLTENRLRVGDPIPAPNHTEKEVLEYALLASDEATQDPIDIAVIECSKEKGVKSNLSRLHFEPFDPSKKRTEAIISTSSGEIRVAKGAPQVIAQISSVDPGWYESQIRNLSAKGYRVIAVAAGKDKLEIIGLLPLYDRPRPDSPKFVQEIKELGVKPKMVTGDNSLIAIEIAKEVGIGDRVCSMKEVSEAKEEVRAKLVEECEVFAEVFPEDKYTIVKSLQDLGHIVGMTGDGVNDAPALKQAEVGIAVFNSTDVAKASASMVLTHEGLIDIVEAIKTGRKIYQRMLTYTMNKIVKTLQIVFFLTFSFFVARFFVTTPFDVILLLFFNDFVTMSIATDNVRYSPKPERWNVNRIVRSSLTIAILILVESFFVLWLTLHLDLTLNEIHTLIFDMLVFTGQFTVYLLRERGHLWNSMPSKPLLVSSIADIIAVTLISSAGILVSPVPIWSVLTVLAIAFIFNLIFDQIKVMFLKLI; this is encoded by the coding sequence ATGTCAAGTGACAGTGAGACACTAGAATCGATTCTCACCAGGTTTAATACAAGTCTAGACGGACTAACTTCAGACGAAGTTGAGCAAAGGCTCCAGAAATACGGGCCCAATGAGGTAAAAGAGAAAAAGAGAAATCCCTTAGTTAACTTCCTCCAAAAGTTCTGGGCTCCTGTCCCCTGGATGCTCGAGATTACTGCGATTCTCACGTTTATTCTACATAAATATTTAGACATGGAAATTATTCTCTTTCTACTGGTTTTTAACTCTATTATAAGTTTTATTCAAGAGTATCGGGCTGAGAATGCCGTGGAATTACTCAAATCGAAATTGAGGGTTATGGCTAAAGTGAGGCGTGATGGAAAATGGATCATGATCCACGCTAGGGATATTGTACCTGGAGATTTAATTGCAGTGAGGCTAGGTGACATAGTCCCCGCTGATGCCCGCATAGTAGAGGGACAAGTCCTAGTCGATCAATCGGCTCTAACAGGCGAATCTCAGCCCGTAGAAAAGAGATACCTAGATGAAATTTACTCTGGCTCGGTGATTAAAAGGGGTGAGGCCAAGGCTATTGTCGTGGGAACTGGAGAAAGAACCTATTTTGGAAAGACGACTCAACTGGTTCAAGAGGCCAGGGCCAAATCCCACATTCAAGATATTATTATGAATATAGTAAGGTACTTAGTGCTTGTGGACGTAGCCCTAGTGGTTGTTCTGTCCGTATTCGCCTTGTTGACCGGAGTCAACCTTGGGGACACTCTTCCATTTTCCCTCGTAGTTCTGATAGCCTCTGTTCCTGTAGCTCTACCCGCCACGTTTACCATTGCAATGGCTCTTGGAGCAGAGGAGCTTTCGAGAAAGGGCATCTTAGTGACAAGGCTCAATGCCTCAGAGGACGCTGCAAGTATGGACGTCTTGAACTTGGATAAGACGGGTACTTTAACCGAGAACAGGTTAAGAGTTGGAGACCCTATTCCTGCCCCTAATCACACAGAGAAGGAGGTATTGGAATATGCCCTCTTAGCCTCAGACGAGGCTACCCAGGATCCCATAGATATCGCAGTTATTGAATGCTCCAAGGAGAAAGGCGTTAAGTCTAATCTCTCTAGGTTGCACTTTGAACCCTTTGATCCCTCCAAGAAGAGAACGGAAGCAATAATCTCCACTTCCAGCGGAGAGATAAGAGTGGCTAAGGGTGCACCACAGGTGATAGCCCAAATTTCCAGCGTGGATCCAGGATGGTACGAGAGTCAAATTAGGAACCTGTCGGCGAAAGGCTATAGGGTAATAGCTGTCGCTGCAGGAAAGGATAAACTAGAAATAATAGGTCTACTACCCCTTTATGATAGGCCTAGGCCGGATAGCCCCAAATTCGTTCAGGAGATAAAGGAACTTGGAGTTAAGCCCAAGATGGTTACGGGCGACAACTCCCTCATAGCAATTGAGATAGCTAAAGAGGTGGGCATTGGCGATAGGGTTTGTAGCATGAAGGAGGTCTCTGAGGCTAAGGAAGAGGTTAGGGCAAAACTCGTTGAGGAATGTGAGGTTTTCGCCGAGGTTTTCCCAGAGGACAAATACACCATTGTAAAATCTCTTCAAGACTTGGGTCACATAGTTGGAATGACTGGAGATGGCGTAAATGACGCTCCTGCCCTTAAACAGGCTGAGGTTGGCATTGCCGTATTTAATTCCACTGACGTCGCGAAGGCCTCAGCTAGCATGGTTTTAACTCACGAGGGGCTCATTGACATTGTGGAGGCAATAAAGACAGGTAGAAAAATTTATCAGAGAATGTTAACTTATACTATGAATAAAATCGTGAAAACTCTTCAGATAGTCTTCTTTCTTACCTTTTCCTTCTTTGTCGCAAGATTCTTCGTGACAACTCCTTTCGACGTGATACTCCTTCTCTTCTTTAATGACTTCGTTACCATGTCCATTGCAACTGATAACGTTCGTTACTCGCCTAAACCGGAAAGGTGGAACGTAAACAGGATAGTTAGGTCGTCACTAACTATTGCTATCCTGATTTTGGTTGAGTCCTTCTTCGTGCTTTGGCTTACCCTACATCTCGATTTAACCTTGAACGAGATTCACACTTTAATCTTTGATATGCTAGTTTTTACAGGACAGTTTACGGTATACCTTCTGAGAGAAAGAGGCCATCTATGGAATTCCATGCCCAGTAAACCTCTCTTAGTATCTTCAATAGCAGATATCATAGCCGTGACCCTAATCTCTTCGGCCGGAATTTTAGTGAGCCCAGTACCCATATGGTCCGTTCTAACAGTATTGGCGATTGCGTTCATTTTCAATTTAATATTCGATCAAATCAAGGTTATGTTCCTAAAGTTAATCTGA
- a CDS encoding AAA family ATPase, whose amino-acid sequence MLEIRRRECDEIRSLKGWRLIYGRRKVGKTYLARKCLNFDEYYLISRTLSIIYEDKELPLHEGVSRIISSLKNGRTVILDEFQRLPEKYLDLLSTAYPRGTLILLASSLGVINKVIESNSPFLGLVVPYRMGIIKFSDALLSVRDPYKALLFRDPWITEHANDWDYVKRNPQSFYYITKGLVGEVFQEEERKLTQIYEAILLEVSEGMWNSTMISAKLQSRMDINPSKVSSYLTTLFKMGLIKKIKVYKGGKGSEWYYDLDSPIMSVTFYAEAKYRISEGVKSVDLTYPISKEIQFAIGEMLAEYYDAELAYTPQGDIDIVLSRKGKPFIAYELKNKFTESETRRAIERIRDFGIPRAGLVGILEEPPKSEDSIGPDRLMEIADVIGEKIKSSD is encoded by the coding sequence ATGCTTGAGATTAGAAGAAGAGAGTGCGATGAAATAAGAAGTTTAAAAGGTTGGAGGTTAATTTACGGTAGGAGAAAAGTAGGAAAGACTTACCTTGCGAGGAAATGCCTTAATTTCGATGAATATTATTTAATTTCTAGAACTCTATCCATAATTTACGAGGATAAGGAATTGCCACTCCATGAAGGAGTCAGTAGAATCATATCGTCACTCAAAAATGGAAGAACTGTCATACTTGACGAATTTCAGAGATTACCTGAAAAGTACCTAGATTTACTATCCACTGCTTATCCTAGGGGTACCCTGATCCTGTTAGCGAGTTCCTTAGGAGTAATTAATAAGGTCATTGAGAGCAATAGCCCCTTCTTAGGTTTAGTAGTGCCTTATAGGATGGGAATAATCAAGTTTAGTGATGCTCTTCTTAGTGTCAGGGACCCATACAAGGCCCTACTTTTCAGAGACCCTTGGATTACAGAACATGCAAATGATTGGGATTATGTAAAAAGAAATCCTCAGTCCTTTTATTATATTACTAAAGGATTAGTAGGGGAAGTATTTCAGGAAGAGGAGAGGAAATTGACGCAAATATATGAGGCGATATTATTGGAGGTATCAGAGGGAATGTGGAACTCCACAATGATTTCTGCAAAACTCCAGTCCAGAATGGATATTAACCCTTCTAAGGTATCCTCTTACTTAACAACCCTGTTTAAAATGGGTCTCATAAAGAAAATCAAAGTCTACAAAGGAGGAAAGGGTAGCGAGTGGTATTACGACCTAGATTCTCCAATAATGAGTGTGACTTTCTATGCCGAGGCTAAATATAGGATTTCAGAAGGAGTGAAATCCGTAGATTTAACTTACCCCATCTCCAAGGAGATTCAGTTTGCCATCGGAGAAATGTTGGCCGAATATTATGACGCTGAGTTAGCCTATACTCCACAAGGGGATATTGACATAGTCCTATCAAGGAAAGGAAAACCGTTCATTGCATACGAGCTTAAGAATAAGTTTACAGAAAGCGAGACCAGAAGGGCCATAGAGAGGATAAGAGACTTCGGAATTCCTAGGGCAGGATTGGTGGGAATATTGGAGGAACCTCCTAAATCAGAAGATAGCATAGGACCAGATAGATTGATGGAAATCGCTGATGTAATAGGAGAGAAGATTAAGTCGAGTGACTAA
- a CDS encoding 3-methyl-2-oxobutanoate dehydrogenase subunit beta, translating to MMFMRGNAACPGCPIPRELDALLEVTGEKTVLVVPASCTTVILGDNRGMPSKVPVVHSAFAASPAIASGLKAALNARGEKATVVVWAGDGGTGDIGFASLSGAAERNEDILYVCYDNEAYMNTGIQRSGLTPFGAWTTTTPLGKKERKKPLPQLIAEHGVPYVATASIAYVFDYQAKVRKAKDILGFRYIHLLSPCPPGWRYDSSLTVEIAKVAVETGIWPLYEVEKGKFRLTSISKTLLDKKKRKPVTEYLKLQGRFSELTEEEKGTIQQEVDEMWEWLAKMESSNS from the coding sequence ATGATGTTTATGAGAGGAAACGCGGCATGCCCAGGATGCCCTATTCCAAGGGAGTTAGATGCCCTTCTTGAGGTGACAGGAGAGAAGACAGTTCTAGTTGTACCTGCGTCATGTACAACGGTAATTTTAGGGGACAATAGGGGAATGCCGTCTAAGGTTCCAGTAGTTCATAGCGCCTTTGCGGCATCCCCTGCCATAGCGTCTGGATTGAAGGCGGCTCTTAACGCCAGGGGGGAGAAGGCTACAGTGGTTGTTTGGGCAGGTGATGGAGGAACAGGGGACATCGGTTTCGCGTCGCTCAGTGGAGCGGCAGAGAGAAACGAGGATATATTGTACGTCTGTTACGATAACGAGGCCTATATGAACACTGGTATCCAAAGGTCAGGTTTAACACCCTTTGGCGCATGGACTACCACAACACCCCTTGGAAAGAAGGAAAGGAAAAAGCCTTTACCACAGCTCATAGCTGAGCATGGTGTACCATATGTAGCGACTGCATCTATTGCTTACGTCTTCGACTATCAGGCTAAAGTGAGAAAAGCAAAGGACATTTTAGGTTTTCGCTACATTCACCTTCTCTCTCCCTGTCCTCCAGGGTGGAGGTATGACTCCAGTCTAACCGTGGAAATAGCTAAAGTAGCCGTAGAAACAGGAATATGGCCTCTATACGAAGTTGAAAAAGGTAAGTTTAGACTAACTAGTATTAGCAAAACCCTTCTAGATAAAAAGAAAAGGAAGCCCGTTACAGAGTACTTAAAATTACAGGGAAGGTTCAGTGAACTTACGGAAGAGGAAAAGGGAACTATTCAACAGGAAGTGGACGAAATGTGGGAGTGGCTTGCTAAGATGGAGTCCAGTAATAGTTAA
- a CDS encoding transketolase C-terminal domain-containing protein, whose translation MQKISARNMVRAMVGNHAVAYAVMQAKPQVLAVYPITPQTTMLEKLSEYVETGKLKARMIRVESEHSAMASIYGAAVAGARVFTATASQGLLYMTEMINWAGGQRVPLVAAIATRAIASPWSILDDHQDFVSKRDAIWIQMMAENVQEAYDLTLQSFKISENQNVLLPVMMGFDGFILTHTMERVEVLPDEIVDSFIPPREFNLVDFTDPVGIGPVATPEDYIFYRHQAQRAMERAKGIIDEISREFQAISGRTYGTIECYLCDDTEYLLASMGAWTGDARVAVDRVRSRGIRAGLLKIRTFRPFPKERVRDIVKKVRKVIVMDRAVSYGSGGVLASEVRSASYGLDVPIHSVIGGLGGKDVRPLHMEKALDDAYSNALEDERWLL comes from the coding sequence ATGCAAAAAATTTCTGCTCGGAACATGGTAAGGGCGATGGTGGGAAACCACGCCGTGGCTTACGCAGTGATGCAAGCCAAGCCGCAGGTACTCGCAGTATATCCCATCACTCCTCAAACAACCATGTTAGAGAAGTTATCTGAATATGTGGAGACTGGGAAGTTAAAGGCCAGAATGATTAGAGTTGAGAGCGAGCATTCGGCCATGGCCTCAATATACGGTGCAGCTGTGGCAGGGGCAAGGGTTTTCACTGCAACCGCCTCTCAGGGTCTTCTCTATATGACCGAAATGATAAATTGGGCAGGAGGTCAGAGGGTTCCCTTGGTGGCAGCTATAGCCACTAGAGCCATAGCGTCTCCGTGGTCCATATTAGATGACCATCAGGACTTCGTGAGTAAAAGGGACGCCATTTGGATTCAGATGATGGCCGAAAACGTGCAGGAGGCCTACGATCTCACACTTCAGTCATTCAAGATATCCGAAAATCAGAACGTATTGCTCCCTGTGATGATGGGTTTCGATGGGTTCATCCTGACTCACACAATGGAAAGAGTTGAAGTTCTTCCAGATGAGATCGTGGATTCCTTTATACCACCGCGGGAATTCAACCTAGTGGACTTCACTGATCCCGTGGGAATAGGTCCAGTTGCTACGCCCGAGGACTACATATTCTACAGGCACCAGGCCCAGAGAGCCATGGAGAGAGCTAAGGGAATTATAGACGAGATTAGTAGGGAGTTTCAGGCGATATCTGGAAGGACGTATGGAACAATTGAGTGTTATCTATGCGACGATACTGAATACCTGCTTGCTTCCATGGGGGCATGGACAGGAGATGCTCGCGTCGCGGTGGACAGAGTTAGGTCTAGGGGGATAAGGGCCGGACTACTGAAGATTAGGACATTTAGGCCTTTCCCAAAGGAACGTGTAAGGGACATTGTGAAGAAGGTCAGGAAGGTTATTGTCATGGATAGAGCAGTGTCCTACGGTTCTGGAGGCGTTCTTGCCTCCGAGGTAAGATCGGCGTCTTATGGCTTGGACGTTCCCATACATAGCGTGATCGGAGGATTGGGTGGAAAAGATGTTAGACCTCTTCATATGGAAAAGGCTCTCGACGACGCGTATTCGAACGCCCTTGAGGACGAGAGGTGGTTGTTATGA
- a CDS encoding 4Fe-4S binding protein — translation MIKVPLDVPLARPTLGSAGSTGTWRILKPVIHYDKCTRCRLCYFYCVENTIDLEKNLYPRVDYEYCKGCGVCAQVCPTAAIEMVREVK, via the coding sequence TTGATTAAGGTGCCGTTAGACGTCCCATTGGCCAGGCCTACCTTAGGATCAGCGGGCTCTACGGGGACATGGAGAATACTGAAGCCAGTTATCCACTATGACAAATGTACCAGATGCAGGTTATGTTACTTCTACTGCGTCGAGAATACCATAGATTTAGAGAAGAATCTGTATCCTAGAGTAGACTATGAGTACTGTAAGGGCTGTGGCGTATGTGCACAGGTATGCCCTACTGCGGCGATTGAGATGGTCAGAGAGGTGAAGTGA
- a CDS encoding 2-oxoacid:acceptor oxidoreductase family protein, whose protein sequence is MIEISLKGRGGQGVVTAGELLTRAVIAKGKYAQSIPFFGGERRGAPVSSEVRISDEPISLHRRVYNPDVVTVFDTTLISLMNPLEGIKDNGILLINSDNPKKYWKNTFYLNATDIARSLGLVVAGWSVVNTAMLGALVQVTKVVEPELVEESVKETFPGKLGELNAKAIYLGWKEVKALD, encoded by the coding sequence ATGATCGAGATCTCATTAAAGGGTAGAGGCGGTCAAGGAGTAGTAACAGCTGGAGAGCTCCTCACTAGGGCTGTGATAGCTAAGGGGAAATACGCTCAATCGATTCCCTTTTTTGGAGGAGAGAGGAGAGGAGCACCGGTAAGCAGTGAGGTTAGAATCTCGGACGAACCCATTTCGCTTCATAGGAGAGTCTATAATCCCGACGTGGTCACCGTATTTGACACAACGTTAATCTCGTTGATGAACCCGCTTGAGGGGATAAAGGATAACGGAATTCTTCTAATAAATTCAGATAATCCTAAGAAATACTGGAAAAATACGTTCTATTTAAACGCAACCGATATAGCCAGATCCTTGGGTCTGGTGGTTGCTGGATGGAGCGTTGTAAACACCGCCATGTTAGGTGCTTTGGTTCAGGTTACCAAGGTCGTGGAACCAGAGCTTGTTGAGGAATCGGTCAAGGAAACCTTTCCAGGTAAGTTAGGAGAGCTCAATGCCAAGGCGATCTACTTGGGTTGGAAGGAGGTGAAAGCCCTTGATTAA
- a CDS encoding radical SAM/SPASM domain-containing protein, producing MISVSRLISKRAEEGDRVRYSGLKDRYPSVLVFNVTRNCNLRCVHCYSGSGTQLFQDLPLSTWLNAVKQASDMGVKHILLSGGEPLARRDVHLIAKEAWERGIRVELSTNGTMLTRERLEELRRYVDYVGVSIDGPEPVHDRFRGVEGAFSKAIKGIRTSREMGIKTGLRFTLTRENYKYVDFVFDLMMKEGINRVCFYHLAYAGRADRKLDIDNSMRVGLVTKIIEYAKRGEWEVLTADNPVDGVLVYSLTRNPGILELLRKNGGNKSGERIADVTPDGVVYPDQFTPVPLGRVEKLRDIWDQPHPMVEKLRKRRTLVKCSSCKFFDVCNGGLRGRALAVTGDLWEKDPSCYLDWIAEIDDRNKGNNLIPSTET from the coding sequence ATGATAAGTGTCTCTAGACTTATTTCAAAGAGAGCCGAGGAAGGTGATAGGGTAAGATATTCGGGTCTAAAGGACAGATATCCCTCAGTTCTTGTCTTCAATGTGACGAGGAACTGCAACCTGAGATGTGTTCATTGCTACTCAGGATCTGGCACTCAGCTATTTCAAGATCTCCCACTTAGTACGTGGCTGAATGCGGTGAAACAAGCTTCGGATATGGGAGTCAAGCATATTCTGCTCTCCGGCGGGGAACCTCTGGCTAGGAGAGACGTTCATCTTATCGCTAAGGAGGCGTGGGAGAGAGGGATAAGAGTCGAGTTATCAACAAATGGTACCATGTTAACGAGAGAGAGGCTAGAGGAGCTTAGGAGATATGTGGATTACGTAGGAGTGAGTATTGATGGCCCCGAACCTGTACACGATAGGTTCAGAGGGGTAGAGGGTGCTTTCTCAAAGGCCATAAAGGGAATAAGAACATCAAGGGAGATGGGTATAAAGACTGGATTAAGATTCACACTGACAAGGGAGAACTACAAGTATGTGGATTTCGTGTTTGATCTAATGATGAAAGAAGGAATCAATAGAGTCTGCTTCTACCATCTGGCATACGCTGGAAGGGCAGATCGAAAGCTGGATATAGACAATTCAATGAGGGTGGGTCTGGTAACCAAGATAATTGAGTATGCAAAGAGAGGCGAGTGGGAGGTTCTAACTGCGGATAACCCGGTAGATGGTGTATTGGTCTACAGTTTGACAAGAAATCCAGGGATCCTGGAACTGTTAAGGAAAAACGGAGGAAACAAATCTGGAGAAAGGATAGCGGATGTTACCCCAGACGGCGTGGTTTACCCTGACCAGTTCACCCCGGTTCCCCTGGGAAGGGTAGAGAAGTTGAGGGATATATGGGATCAACCTCATCCCATGGTTGAAAAGCTGAGGAAAAGGAGGACCTTGGTAAAATGTTCTTCGTGTAAGTTCTTCGATGTGTGTAATGGAGGGTTAAGGGGAAGAGCTCTGGCGGTAACTGGTGATCTATGGGAGAAGGATCCATCTTGTTATTTAGACTGGATAGCTGAAATTGACGATAGAAACAAGGGAAACAATTTGATCCCTTCCACCGAGACCTAA
- a CDS encoding radical SAM/SPASM domain-containing protein has protein sequence MVAPYVVVLESTKACDLACRHCRAKAIPNRLPGELTIEEIKRLVDDLSSSGVKLFVISGGDALKRDDIFEILEYSSRRITTALSPSGSRINPEVAKKIRDTGVNMVSISIDGPEEIHDQFRGVQGAFKMAIEAVKSLQSAGLPVQINSTISKYNVDRLQELRETIEKLRPVFWDVFMLIPTGRATRDMMVSPAEAEQVMRTIAKWRVEGLNVRMTCAPYLVRVMNEMGITRPLPPDKNYGRRSVSGARGCMAGNGYAFIAYDGTVYPCGFLPTPAGNIRFRKFSQIYDESPVFKLLRDPSKLRGKCGVCEYRSVCGGCRARAFSLTEGLMDEDPFCLYVPRALRVRV, from the coding sequence ATGGTAGCTCCATATGTCGTAGTCCTGGAGAGCACAAAGGCTTGCGATTTGGCTTGTAGGCATTGCAGAGCTAAGGCCATACCCAATAGGTTACCGGGGGAGTTAACTATCGAGGAAATCAAGAGACTGGTGGACGACCTATCGTCCTCAGGTGTTAAACTCTTTGTAATCAGCGGAGGGGACGCATTGAAGAGGGACGATATCTTCGAGATCCTGGAGTACTCCTCCAGGAGGATTACAACTGCCCTCTCACCTAGCGGGAGCAGAATAAATCCCGAGGTCGCCAAAAAGATCAGGGACACTGGAGTTAACATGGTTTCCATAAGTATCGATGGACCGGAGGAGATTCACGATCAGTTTAGAGGAGTTCAAGGGGCTTTCAAAATGGCCATCGAGGCAGTAAAGTCTCTTCAAAGCGCCGGTCTTCCAGTTCAGATAAATTCCACCATAAGCAAATACAATGTGGATAGACTACAGGAACTTAGAGAAACAATTGAAAAATTAAGGCCGGTGTTTTGGGACGTCTTCATGCTAATTCCCACAGGGAGGGCAACGAGAGACATGATGGTCTCTCCAGCCGAAGCTGAACAGGTCATGAGAACCATAGCCAAGTGGAGGGTGGAGGGCTTAAACGTAAGGATGACCTGCGCCCCTTACTTGGTGAGAGTAATGAATGAAATGGGAATTACAAGGCCCCTACCCCCTGATAAAAACTACGGGAGGAGAAGTGTAAGTGGAGCTAGAGGATGCATGGCCGGCAACGGTTACGCCTTTATAGCGTATGACGGTACCGTTTATCCCTGCGGTTTCCTTCCAACGCCTGCGGGAAACATCAGATTTAGGAAGTTCAGTCAGATTTATGATGAGTCACCGGTTTTCAAATTATTGAGAGATCCATCGAAACTTAGAGGAAAATGCGGAGTCTGTGAGTATAGGTCAGTTTGTGGAGGATGTAGAGCAAGGGCGTTCAGTTTAACTGAGGGCTTAATGGACGAAGATCCGTTTTGCCTATACGTTCCAAGGGCGTTAAGGGTGAGAGTATGA
- a CDS encoding MBL fold metallo-hydrolase, translating to MVRIGRIRVMELLEPDFFGSTLNHNIVVVERGPLGGLMMIDTGLPGSLDKIEAFLNAWGYKLEDISDIVVTHWHHDHAGNASEIKRLSGAKIYAHREEIPSLINPPNYEISFSEAKEELKVSGKEFKETIERINGLKYQPVIVDVPLNGGETLSGFKVIHVPGHTKGHIALFDGNYLVTGDAVRGVNGSLTPPLRFFSWNYESAIASFHSLVSLPFSFLIPYHGEVVNKW from the coding sequence ATGGTTAGGATAGGACGAATCAGGGTCATGGAGCTTCTGGAGCCGGATTTCTTTGGGAGCACTCTGAATCACAATATCGTAGTAGTGGAGAGGGGACCGTTAGGAGGTTTAATGATGATTGACACAGGTCTTCCAGGATCACTGGATAAAATAGAGGCCTTTTTAAACGCATGGGGATACAAGTTAGAGGACATATCCGACATAGTTGTGACGCATTGGCATCACGATCATGCCGGAAATGCTTCAGAAATCAAGAGGCTGAGCGGTGCCAAGATATATGCCCACAGGGAGGAAATTCCAAGTTTAATTAACCCTCCAAACTATGAGATATCCTTTAGTGAAGCGAAGGAAGAGCTGAAGGTTTCAGGGAAGGAGTTCAAAGAAACGATTGAGAGGATCAACGGTCTAAAATATCAACCAGTTATCGTTGACGTCCCCTTAAATGGAGGGGAGACACTCTCAGGGTTTAAGGTTATTCATGTTCCAGGGCATACAAAGGGTCATATTGCTTTGTTTGATGGAAACTACCTCGTAACAGGGGACGCTGTAAGAGGGGTAAACGGTTCGTTAACACCTCCATTGAGGTTCTTTTCCTGGAACTACGAGTCCGCAATAGCCTCTTTTCATAGTTTAGTTTCTCTTCCCTTCTCCTTTTTGATCCCTTATCATGGCGAGGTGGTGAACAAATGGTAG